A region of Burkholderiales bacterium JOSHI_001 DNA encodes the following proteins:
- a CDS encoding ABC-type transport system involved in cytochrome c biogenesis, permease component (PFAM: Cytochrome C assembly protein) yields the protein MNPWHPLAPEELPWLWLGVALLMMGAGRAALGLLGGLRASAAPGPDLEPAARGGLRWLGAALLAVAVGLGLRWARLGHGPFIDMFEILASSLLSLGLVFSVGAVLRPELRRTAPLVLPLLALMGAWLLTTNPADTHFPATYDTPVLWVHVLLGKVFLGCALLATGLAGVLLLRRWALGRRAFARLPSDAQLDSLAWQWMLVALVFESLMLIAGAVWAQDAWGRWWAWDPLETWAFLTWLLLVAAVHTRLRGTLGPRAGAGLIVAVFVLAFLTFFGVPFVSAAPHKGAV from the coding sequence TTGAACCCTTGGCACCCCCTAGCCCCCGAAGAACTGCCCTGGCTGTGGCTGGGCGTGGCCTTGCTGATGATGGGCGCGGGCCGTGCGGCCTTGGGGCTGCTGGGCGGCCTGCGCGCCAGCGCAGCGCCGGGTCCAGACCTGGAGCCCGCCGCGCGCGGCGGCCTGCGATGGCTGGGCGCGGCCCTGCTGGCGGTGGCCGTGGGCCTGGGGCTGCGCTGGGCGCGCCTGGGCCACGGGCCCTTCATCGACATGTTCGAGATCCTGGCCAGCAGCCTGCTGAGCCTGGGCCTGGTGTTCAGCGTGGGTGCGGTGCTGCGGCCCGAACTGCGCCGCACCGCGCCGCTGGTGCTGCCGCTGCTGGCGCTGATGGGCGCCTGGCTGCTGACCACCAACCCGGCCGACACCCACTTCCCCGCCACCTACGACACCCCGGTGCTGTGGGTGCATGTGCTGCTGGGCAAGGTGTTCCTGGGCTGCGCGCTGCTGGCCACCGGGCTGGCTGGTGTGCTGCTGCTGCGCCGCTGGGCGCTGGGCCGGCGCGCCTTTGCCCGCCTGCCTTCGGATGCCCAACTGGACAGCCTGGCCTGGCAGTGGATGCTGGTGGCGCTGGTGTTCGAAAGCCTGATGCTGATCGCCGGCGCGGTGTGGGCCCAGGACGCCTGGGGTCGCTGGTGGGCCTGGGATCCGCTCGAGACCTGGGCCTTCCTCACCTGGCTGCTGCTGGTGGCTGCGGTGCACACGCGGCTGCGCGGCACGCTGGGACCGCGCGCCGGGGCGGGGCTCATCGTGGCGGTGTTTGTGCTGGCCTTCCTCACCTTCTTCGGCGTGCCCTTCGTCAGCGCGGCGCCGCACAAGGGTGCGGTGTGA
- a CDS encoding c-type cytochrome biogenesis protein CcmF (PFAM: Cytochrome C assembly protein~TIGRFAM: c-type cytochrome biogenesis protein CcmF) translates to MIAELGHVCLAIALVLSLLQGVMGLTGASRGTSKLMQASGSAAQGQAVFVALAFAALAWLHAQNDFSVLVVSQHSNSQLPLVYRVAAVWGGHEGSMLLWVLMLNGWTGAVTLFSRRLPLEIVSRVVGVLGLVAAGFHAFLLFTSNPFARLLPAAVDGRDLNPLLQDPGMAIHPPLLYMGYVGFSVAFAFAIAALLSGRLDAAWARWSRPWTTVAWGFLTLGIAIGSWWAYYELGWGGWWFWDPVENASFMPWLVGTALIHSLAVTEKRGSFKSWTVLLAIFAFSLSLLGTFLVRSGVLTSVHAFAVDPKRGIFILGFLVVVVGASLTLFAWRAPKVGLGGGFDTVSRESLLLANNLLFSVACAAVLLGTMYPLVLDALGLGKISVGPPYFEAVFAPLMAPAVFLMGLGPLARWKSASLPELSRRVAWAAGVGVAAAVATPIVTGHLSLWTSLAMLLAAWVVATSVVALLQATQNANGRRLAALAAQPRHWWGMWLAHLGVAVFIVGVAGVKSFEQEKTVRMKPGSSATLGSYTFHFDRLGEVQGPNYRALKAQISVREGDRMVTVMEPEKRLYNSSGMPMTEAAIMARLSGDLYVSLGDSVGDDAFGVKLQIKPLVSWIWGGCVVMALGGLLAASDRRYRLRERAARGAPAGGAPALGPVAEAA, encoded by the coding sequence ATGATCGCCGAGCTGGGCCACGTTTGTCTGGCCATCGCCCTGGTGTTGTCCTTGTTGCAAGGCGTCATGGGCCTGACCGGTGCATCCCGCGGCACATCGAAGTTGATGCAGGCCAGTGGCTCGGCCGCCCAGGGCCAGGCGGTGTTCGTGGCCCTGGCTTTCGCTGCGCTGGCCTGGCTGCACGCCCAGAACGATTTTTCCGTGTTGGTGGTCAGCCAGCATTCCAACAGCCAATTGCCCCTGGTGTACCGCGTGGCGGCGGTGTGGGGCGGCCACGAAGGCTCCATGCTGCTGTGGGTGCTGATGCTCAACGGCTGGACCGGGGCGGTCACGCTGTTCTCGCGCCGCCTGCCGCTGGAGATCGTCTCGCGCGTGGTCGGTGTGCTGGGCCTGGTGGCGGCGGGCTTCCACGCCTTCTTGCTGTTCACGTCCAACCCCTTCGCGCGCCTGCTGCCCGCGGCGGTGGACGGGCGCGACCTGAACCCGCTGCTGCAGGACCCCGGCATGGCCATTCACCCGCCGCTGCTGTACATGGGCTACGTGGGCTTTTCGGTGGCCTTCGCATTCGCCATCGCGGCGCTGCTGTCGGGCCGGCTGGACGCCGCCTGGGCGCGCTGGTCGCGGCCCTGGACCACGGTGGCCTGGGGCTTTCTCACGCTGGGCATCGCCATCGGCAGCTGGTGGGCCTACTACGAACTGGGCTGGGGCGGCTGGTGGTTCTGGGACCCGGTGGAAAACGCCAGCTTCATGCCCTGGCTGGTGGGCACCGCGTTGATCCATTCCCTGGCCGTCACCGAAAAACGCGGCAGCTTCAAGAGCTGGACGGTGCTGCTGGCCATCTTCGCGTTTTCGCTCTCGCTGCTGGGCACCTTCCTGGTCCGCTCGGGCGTGCTCACCTCCGTGCACGCCTTCGCGGTGGACCCCAAGCGCGGCATCTTCATCCTGGGCTTCCTGGTGGTGGTGGTGGGCGCATCGCTCACGCTGTTCGCCTGGCGCGCGCCCAAGGTGGGCCTGGGCGGCGGCTTCGACACCGTGTCGCGTGAATCGCTGCTGCTGGCCAACAACCTGCTGTTTTCGGTGGCCTGCGCCGCGGTGCTGCTGGGCACCATGTACCCGCTGGTGCTGGACGCCCTGGGCCTGGGCAAGATCTCGGTCGGCCCGCCTTACTTCGAAGCCGTGTTCGCGCCGCTGATGGCGCCGGCTGTCTTCCTGATGGGCCTGGGGCCGCTGGCGCGCTGGAAAAGCGCCAGCCTGCCCGAACTGTCGCGCCGCGTTGCCTGGGCCGCGGGCGTGGGCGTGGCGGCCGCAGTGGCCACCCCCATCGTCACCGGCCACCTGTCGCTGTGGACCTCGCTGGCCATGCTGCTGGCGGCCTGGGTGGTGGCCACGTCGGTGGTGGCGCTGCTGCAGGCCACCCAGAACGCCAACGGCCGCCGCCTGGCCGCGCTGGCCGCCCAGCCGCGCCACTGGTGGGGCATGTGGCTGGCGCACCTGGGGGTGGCGGTGTTCATCGTCGGTGTCGCCGGGGTGAAGAGCTTCGAGCAGGAGAAGACCGTGCGCATGAAGCCCGGCAGCAGCGCCACGCTGGGCAGCTACACCTTCCACTTCGACCGCCTGGGCGAAGTGCAGGGTCCCAACTACCGGGCACTCAAGGCGCAGATCAGTGTGCGCGAAGGGGATCGCATGGTGACCGTGATGGAACCCGAAAAACGCCTGTACAACAGCAGCGGCATGCCCATGACCGAAGCCGCCATCATGGCGCGGCTGTCGGGCGACCTGTACGTGTCCCTGGGCGACTCGGTGGGTGACGACGCCTTCGGCGTGAAGCTGCAGATCAAGCCCCTGGTCAGCTGGATCTGGGGCGGTTGCGTGGTCATGGCGCTGGGCGGGCTGCTGGCCGCCAGCGACCGCCGCTACCGCCTGCGCGAGCGCGCCGCCCGCGGCGCCCCCGCCGGCGGCGCCCCGGCGCTGGGCCCGGTCGCGGAGGCCGCATGA
- a CDS encoding uncharacterized protein involved in biosynthesis of c-type cytochromes (PFAM: Cytochrome C biogenesis protein), with amino-acid sequence MKRLRAPWLCVVLLAAALGLAQAEEAAPLAADPVLEARVNKLSEELRCLVCQNQTIADSHAGLANDLKQQIREQLKAGRNDQQVLDFMVERYGDFVLYRPPVKASTTLLWFGPFALLLGGAWALLRRLRRHRSEVAGQGLDDQQRQRASALLQAGGEPR; translated from the coding sequence ATGAAACGGCTGCGCGCGCCCTGGCTGTGTGTGGTGCTGCTGGCCGCAGCGCTGGGCCTGGCCCAGGCCGAAGAAGCCGCCCCGCTGGCCGCCGACCCGGTGCTGGAAGCGCGCGTGAACAAGCTGTCCGAGGAATTGCGCTGCCTGGTGTGCCAGAACCAGACCATCGCCGACTCGCATGCCGGCCTGGCCAACGACCTGAAGCAGCAAATCCGCGAACAGCTCAAGGCCGGCCGCAACGACCAGCAGGTGCTGGACTTCATGGTCGAGCGTTATGGCGACTTCGTGCTCTACCGCCCGCCGGTCAAGGCCAGCACCACGCTGCTGTGGTTCGGCCCATTCGCCTTGCTGCTGGGGGGCGCCTGGGCGCTGCTGCGGCGCCTGCGCCGCCACCGCAGTGAAGTGGCTGGACAGGGGCTGGACGACCAACAGCGCCAGCGCGCCAGCGCGTTGCTGCAAGCCGGTGGTGAGCCGCGATGA
- a CDS encoding cytochrome c-type biogenesis protein CcmI (TIGRFAM: cytochrome c-type biogenesis protein CcmI): MMAFWSSVALLLAGALLFVLPPLLRREGPGESGSSATLAGSPALSLALHRERQAELDADLARGQLSPAEHASERADLQRRVLEDLPDADPAAGLAAAPALPRAVAWAPALLLPAAALGIYLLLGQPGSVNPAAPTEGGHALTPEQMQGMVARLAERLKTQPDDAEGWHMLARSYTSFGRLADAAQAYDRAAALQPTNPDLLADYADVLGAVNGRKLEGRPLQLIDAALENNPRHPKALALAGTAAYNRQDFAAALSYWQRLQATLAPNSDMARRVVASIAEAQSKLGGAAVAPAGTAAAPAGGATLSGQVQVADNLKARIQEGDTLFIFARAAEGPRMPVAIARVSAGAAAAGPVAFTLDDSSAMQPDRRLSQQRAVVLAARISRSGNATPQSGDLMGTLGPLAPGAKDLRLVIDGVVP; the protein is encoded by the coding sequence ATGATGGCCTTCTGGAGCAGCGTGGCGCTGCTGCTGGCCGGCGCGCTGCTGTTCGTGCTGCCGCCGCTGCTGCGGCGTGAAGGTCCGGGCGAATCCGGCTCGTCGGCCACGCTGGCGGGCAGCCCGGCGCTGTCCCTGGCGCTGCACCGCGAGCGCCAGGCCGAACTGGACGCCGACCTGGCCCGGGGCCAACTCAGCCCGGCCGAACACGCCAGCGAACGCGCCGACCTGCAACGGCGCGTGCTGGAAGACCTGCCCGATGCCGACCCGGCCGCGGGCCTGGCCGCGGCGCCCGCCCTGCCCCGGGCCGTGGCCTGGGCCCCGGCGCTGCTGCTGCCGGCCGCGGCGCTCGGCATCTACCTGCTGCTGGGCCAGCCCGGCAGCGTGAACCCGGCCGCCCCCACCGAAGGCGGCCACGCCCTCACGCCCGAGCAGATGCAGGGCATGGTGGCGCGCCTGGCCGAGCGCCTGAAAACCCAGCCCGACGACGCCGAGGGCTGGCACATGCTGGCGCGCTCCTACACCAGCTTTGGCCGCCTGGCCGACGCCGCCCAGGCCTACGACCGCGCCGCCGCGCTGCAACCCACCAACCCCGACCTGCTGGCCGACTACGCCGACGTGCTGGGCGCGGTGAACGGCCGCAAGCTCGAAGGCCGGCCGCTGCAGTTGATCGACGCGGCGCTGGAGAACAACCCACGCCACCCCAAGGCGCTGGCCTTGGCCGGCACCGCCGCCTACAACCGCCAGGACTTCGCTGCGGCGCTGTCCTACTGGCAGCGCCTGCAGGCCACCCTGGCCCCGAACAGCGACATGGCCCGCCGCGTGGTCGCCAGCATCGCCGAGGCTCAGTCCAAGCTGGGCGGTGCCGCGGTTGCGCCCGCCGGCACCGCCGCCGCGCCGGCCGGCGGCGCCACGCTGAGCGGCCAGGTCCAGGTGGCCGACAACCTGAAGGCCCGCATCCAGGAAGGCGACACCCTGTTCATCTTCGCCCGCGCGGCCGAAGGCCCGCGCATGCCGGTGGCCATCGCGCGCGTCAGCGCCGGCGCGGCGGCGGCCGGCCCGGTGGCCTTCACCCTGGACGACAGCAGCGCCATGCAGCCTGATCGCCGGCTGTCGCAGCAGCGCGCCGTGGTGCTGGCCGCGCGCATCTCGCGCAGCGGCAATGCCACCCCACAAAGCGGCGACCTGATGGGCACGCTGGGGCCGCTGGCGCCGGGCGCCAAGGACCTGCGCCTGGTCATCGACGGGGTGGTGCCGTGA
- a CDS encoding thiol-disulfide isomerase-like thioredoxin (PFAM: Redoxin) → MNRRSALTLGGGAAALAGAAALWLALRPASAPLVPAQWPVLPVHSLTGQPQALAAQAPTPRLINLWARWCAPCRRELPSLQRLATRLGAQHIEVLALAVEEDPFALREYVTALRLALPVWRLAPAESLRLEASGTLPQTWLVAPSGRVLGRWPGERDWDQPALQRQLMALADTAPSTGRGDARP, encoded by the coding sequence ATGAACCGCCGCAGCGCGCTCACCCTGGGCGGCGGCGCCGCGGCGCTGGCGGGTGCCGCGGCGCTGTGGCTGGCACTGAGACCGGCCAGTGCCCCCCTGGTGCCCGCGCAGTGGCCTGTGCTGCCGGTGCATTCGCTCACCGGCCAGCCCCAGGCGCTGGCGGCCCAGGCGCCCACGCCGCGCCTGATCAACCTGTGGGCACGCTGGTGCGCCCCCTGCCGGCGCGAACTGCCCAGCCTGCAGCGACTGGCCACCCGGCTGGGCGCTCAACACATCGAGGTGCTGGCCCTGGCGGTCGAGGAAGACCCCTTCGCACTGCGCGAGTACGTGACCGCGCTGCGCCTGGCGCTGCCGGTGTGGCGCCTGGCCCCGGCCGAATCGCTGCGGCTGGAAGCCAGCGGCACCCTGCCCCAGACCTGGCTGGTGGCGCCCAGCGGTCGCGTGCTGGGGCGCTGGCCGGGTGAGCGCGACTGGGACCAGCCGGCCCTGCAGCGGCAATTGATGGCCCTGGCCGACACGGCGCCGTCGACGGGCCGGGGGGACGCGCGGCCATGA
- a CDS encoding histidine kinase (PFAM: Histidine kinase-, DNA gyrase B-, and HSP90-like ATPase) — MMMTPSLLGDDHEGATRTSAPPPQEPNPAAPALTLRQKGLLAMGAVLGLIALLGALVLGYKASAEADFDALLAMQAEVLAQAPQTHAVQQAQEQAQARALQMRERGRAVAVTMAVSAGLGVVLIGMVVVLFFTQLSGDIGALRNSALAVVGGSREPVAVPPRHDELGDLGQALATLVRSLAAREAELDIERRNAFHHEKMAALGALAAGVLNDIGNPIAAIDGIARAMKDAQADSAVAPHTAAGLGLIDPALILHETARLQVITRQIAQLASAQPSRAQLLSLNDVVRTALLMLHFDPRLSGVRVDTTLDAQLPAVHGHPDRLLQLVMSLTTLAAEAALAPRGTPAAANAPVDKPLINVKTMGIGDHVRLVVSDNGPAMNPDLMKHAFDPQPADAPAPRGAGHALVLCRSIVDQHSGQIRITPTATAAGLPTGSLDGMQVEVTLPLQTPAPTPRASV; from the coding sequence ATGATGATGACCCCTTCCCTGCTCGGCGACGACCACGAGGGCGCGACCCGCACCTCGGCGCCGCCGCCGCAGGAACCGAACCCGGCCGCGCCGGCCCTCACGCTGCGCCAGAAGGGCCTGCTGGCCATGGGCGCGGTGCTGGGCCTGATCGCCCTGCTGGGCGCCCTGGTGTTGGGTTACAAGGCGTCCGCGGAAGCCGACTTCGACGCCCTGCTGGCCATGCAGGCCGAGGTGCTGGCGCAGGCCCCCCAGACCCATGCGGTGCAACAGGCCCAGGAACAGGCTCAGGCGCGTGCCCTGCAAATGCGCGAACGCGGTCGCGCCGTGGCCGTGACCATGGCCGTGAGCGCTGGCCTGGGGGTGGTGCTGATCGGCATGGTGGTGGTGCTGTTCTTCACCCAGCTGTCGGGTGACATCGGCGCTTTGCGCAACAGCGCCCTGGCGGTGGTGGGCGGCAGCCGAGAACCCGTGGCCGTTCCGCCACGCCATGATGAATTGGGCGACCTGGGCCAGGCCCTGGCCACATTGGTGCGCTCGCTCGCGGCGCGCGAGGCCGAACTGGACATCGAACGCCGCAACGCCTTCCACCACGAGAAGATGGCGGCGCTGGGCGCGCTGGCGGCCGGCGTGCTGAACGACATCGGCAACCCCATCGCCGCCATCGACGGCATTGCCCGCGCGATGAAGGACGCACAGGCCGACAGCGCCGTGGCCCCGCACACCGCAGCGGGCCTGGGCCTGATCGACCCCGCGCTCATCCTGCATGAAACCGCCAGGCTGCAGGTCATCACGCGCCAGATCGCGCAGCTGGCATCGGCCCAACCCTCGCGGGCGCAGTTGCTCAGCCTGAACGACGTGGTGCGCACGGCCCTGCTGATGCTGCACTTCGACCCCCGACTGTCCGGCGTGCGGGTGGACACCACACTGGATGCACAACTGCCCGCCGTGCACGGCCACCCCGACCGCCTGCTTCAACTGGTGATGAGCCTCACCACTTTGGCTGCCGAGGCCGCCCTGGCGCCGCGCGGCACGCCGGCCGCGGCAAACGCGCCGGTTGACAAGCCATTGATCAATGTCAAGACCATGGGAATCGGCGACCATGTGCGTCTGGTCGTTTCGGATAATGGTCCTGCCATGAACCCAGACCTGATGAAACACGCCTTCGACCCGCAGCCCGCCGACGCCCCCGCGCCGCGTGGCGCGGGCCATGCCCTGGTGCTGTGCCGTTCCATCGTGGACCAGCACAGCGGCCAGATCCGCATCACGCCCACGGCCACGGCCGCGGGCCTGCCGACCGGCAGCCTGGACGGCATGCAGGTCGAGGTGACCCTGCCGCTGCAGACGCCGGCGCCCACGCCGCGCGCAAGCGTCTGA
- a CDS encoding response regulator with CheY-like receiver, AAA-type ATPase, and DNA-binding domains (PFAM: Response regulator receiver domain; Bacterial regulatory protein, Fis family; Sigma-54 interaction domain), producing MSSLQTLVIDDEPAIRQILTAALTRAGHAVDVAASGHEALARLLKGDVEVALCDLNMPDLTGIDVIRQARAAGVETTFIMMTAYSSVDTAIEAMKAGAFDYMIKPLRTEELAQRLLQIGELRGLKGENDALRKLVVGSGEDLCIASSPAMKVVDRLVAKVAPTDSTVLVTGESGTGKGVVARRIHQQSSRARQAFIPVNCGAIPENLLESEFFGHTKGAFTGADKARKGLFLEADRGTLFLDEIGELPLALQVKLLHVLEAKEIRPLGSEQTRKVDVRIVAATNRDLRALAADGRFREDLYFRLSGFHITVPALRERREDLPGLIRFLLSKGASRFGLSQRLTIDPEAEEILVANDWQGNVRELENVLHRAMILAEDGHITVGDLPPQITPAMPLVHTGGVPPSAGSLLVAGVGPLRDQVRQFEHNLILRAIEDCHGDRRAAAQRLGIGLSSLYRKLEESDREGGAPAPATSTAS from the coding sequence GTGAGCTCGCTGCAGACCCTCGTCATCGACGACGAGCCGGCCATCCGCCAGATCCTCACCGCCGCGCTCACCCGCGCCGGCCATGCCGTGGACGTGGCCGCCAGCGGCCACGAAGCGCTGGCCCGCCTGCTCAAGGGCGACGTGGAAGTGGCCTTGTGCGACCTGAACATGCCCGACCTCACGGGCATCGACGTCATCCGCCAGGCCCGCGCCGCCGGGGTGGAAACCACCTTCATCATGATGACCGCCTACTCGTCGGTGGACACCGCGATCGAGGCCATGAAGGCCGGCGCCTTCGACTACATGATCAAGCCGCTGCGCACCGAAGAGCTGGCCCAGCGCCTGCTGCAGATCGGTGAGTTGCGCGGCCTGAAGGGCGAAAACGACGCGCTGCGCAAGCTGGTGGTGGGCTCGGGGGAAGACCTGTGCATCGCCAGTTCACCCGCCATGAAGGTGGTGGACCGGCTGGTGGCCAAGGTGGCACCCACCGATTCCACCGTGCTGGTCACTGGCGAGTCGGGCACCGGCAAGGGCGTGGTGGCACGCCGCATCCACCAGCAGAGCAGCCGCGCGCGCCAGGCCTTCATCCCGGTGAACTGCGGCGCCATTCCCGAAAACCTGCTGGAAAGCGAATTCTTCGGCCACACCAAGGGTGCCTTCACCGGCGCGGACAAGGCGCGCAAGGGCCTGTTCCTGGAAGCCGACCGCGGCACGCTGTTCCTGGACGAGATCGGCGAACTGCCGCTGGCCTTGCAGGTGAAGCTGCTGCATGTGCTGGAAGCCAAGGAGATCCGCCCGCTGGGCAGTGAACAAACCCGCAAGGTGGACGTGCGCATCGTGGCTGCCACCAACCGCGACCTGCGCGCCCTGGCCGCCGACGGGCGCTTCCGCGAAGACCTGTACTTCCGCCTGTCGGGCTTTCACATCACCGTGCCGGCGCTGCGCGAGCGGCGCGAGGACCTGCCCGGCCTGATCCGCTTCCTGCTGTCCAAGGGTGCCAGCCGTTTTGGCCTGAGCCAGCGCCTGACCATCGACCCCGAGGCCGAAGAAATCCTGGTGGCCAACGACTGGCAGGGCAATGTGCGCGAGCTGGAAAACGTGCTGCACCGCGCCATGATCCTGGCCGAGGACGGCCACATCACCGTGGGCGACCTGCCGCCGCAGATCACGCCGGCGATGCCGCTGGTCCACACCGGCGGGGTGCCCCCTTCAGCCGGCAGCCTGCTGGTGGCCGGCGTGGGCCCGCTGCGCGACCAGGTGCGCCAGTTCGAGCACAACCTGATCCTGCGCGCCATCGAGGACTGCCACGGCGACCGCCGCGCCGCCGCGCAGCGCCTGGGCATCGGCCTGTCCAGCCTGTACCGCAAGCTGGAAGAGTCCGACCGCGAAGGCGGCGCCCCGGCGCCCGCCACTTCCACGGCCAGCTGA